Proteins from a single region of Amycolatopsis sp. CA-230715:
- the pyrF gene encoding orotidine-5'-phosphate decarboxylase: protein MTAGFGARLTEAVLARGPLCAGIDPHPGLLDAWGLPVDVGGLEKFALTAVDVLAERVAVVKPQSAFFEAFGAPGIAVLTRVQEHAREAGALVLLDVKRGDIGSTMDAYAAAYVAEGAPLAADAVTVSPYLGSGSLARTVEIARAAGRGVIMLARTSNPESAAVQNAVLRNGKTVAQSIVDDAARWNDGVTPLGDVGVVVGATVPEGELDLGELNGPVLAPGFGAQGATVADLRRVFGKDLPGVLPASSRDILRHGPDPVALREAVVRVQESLTG from the coding sequence GTGACGGCGGGGTTCGGCGCCAGGCTCACCGAGGCGGTGCTGGCGCGCGGCCCCCTGTGCGCCGGGATCGACCCGCATCCCGGCCTGCTCGACGCCTGGGGCCTGCCGGTGGACGTGGGCGGGCTGGAAAAGTTCGCGCTCACCGCGGTCGACGTGCTCGCCGAGCGGGTGGCCGTGGTGAAGCCCCAGTCGGCGTTCTTCGAAGCGTTCGGGGCGCCCGGAATCGCCGTGCTGACGCGCGTGCAGGAGCACGCGCGCGAGGCGGGCGCGCTCGTTCTGCTCGACGTGAAACGGGGCGATATCGGGTCGACGATGGACGCTTACGCGGCCGCTTATGTCGCCGAAGGAGCACCGCTCGCCGCGGACGCCGTCACCGTTTCGCCGTACCTCGGATCGGGCTCGCTCGCGCGCACGGTGGAGATCGCGCGCGCGGCGGGACGCGGTGTGATCATGCTCGCACGAACATCGAATCCGGAAAGCGCGGCGGTGCAGAACGCGGTGCTGCGCAACGGAAAAACCGTCGCACAGTCCATTGTGGATGATGCGGCGCGGTGGAACGACGGGGTTACCCCGCTCGGGGACGTCGGCGTGGTGGTCGGTGCGACCGTGCCCGAAGGGGAACTCGACCTCGGCGAGCTCAACGGACCCGTGCTGGCGCCCGGTTTCGGGGCCCAGGGAGCCACTGTCGCCGACCTTCGTCGGGTTTTCGGCAAGGACCTCCCCGGTGTGCTCCCGGCGTCCTCACGGGACATCCTGAGGCACGGGCCGGATCCGGTCGCGCTGCGTGAAGCCGTGGTGCGCGTACAGGAATCACTCACGGGATAG
- the carA gene encoding glutamine-hydrolyzing carbamoyl-phosphate synthase small subunit — translation MTGNREPAALVLEDGRIFRGVPYGARGRTLGEAVFCTGMTGYQETLTDPSYHRQIVVQTAPQIGNTGWNDEDDESARIWVSGYVVRDPARTPSNWRSRRSLDSELTAQDIVGIAEIDTRTLTRHLREHGAMRAGVFSGDALRDDDEMVAEVLASPSMKGARLAGEVTTKAPYVVPAPGERRFRVAALDLGIKSNTPRLMNQRGIEVHVLPLTSTVDELLAVEPDGVFLSNGPGDPATEDHATELTKAVLERRIPTFGICFGNQILGRALGLGTYKMRYGHRGINIPVIDLATGAVAITAQNHGFALEGEPGQRFDSPFGSAQISHYCPNDDTVEGVRCSDVPAFSVQYHPEAAAGPHDAAPLFDEFVSLMEKAK, via the coding sequence ATGACGGGAAATCGTGAGCCCGCGGCGCTGGTGCTCGAGGACGGCCGCATCTTTCGCGGCGTTCCCTACGGCGCGCGCGGCAGGACGCTCGGCGAGGCGGTGTTCTGCACCGGCATGACCGGGTACCAGGAGACGCTGACCGATCCGTCCTACCACCGCCAGATCGTGGTGCAGACCGCGCCGCAGATCGGCAACACCGGCTGGAACGACGAGGACGACGAGTCGGCGCGGATCTGGGTCAGCGGGTACGTGGTGCGCGATCCCGCGCGCACGCCGTCGAACTGGCGCTCGCGCCGTTCGCTCGACTCCGAGCTGACCGCGCAGGACATCGTCGGCATCGCCGAGATCGACACCCGCACCCTGACCAGGCACCTGCGCGAGCACGGCGCCATGCGGGCGGGGGTGTTCTCCGGCGACGCGCTGCGCGACGACGACGAGATGGTCGCCGAAGTGCTGGCGAGCCCGTCGATGAAGGGCGCGCGCCTGGCAGGCGAGGTCACCACCAAGGCGCCCTACGTGGTGCCCGCGCCGGGGGAGCGGCGGTTCCGGGTGGCCGCGCTCGACCTCGGGATCAAGTCCAACACCCCGCGCCTGATGAACCAGCGCGGGATCGAGGTGCACGTCCTGCCGCTGACGAGCACGGTCGACGAGCTGCTCGCTGTCGAACCGGACGGGGTGTTCCTCTCGAACGGCCCCGGCGACCCGGCGACCGAGGACCACGCCACCGAGCTGACGAAGGCGGTGCTGGAGCGGCGGATCCCGACGTTCGGCATCTGCTTCGGCAACCAGATCCTCGGCCGCGCGCTGGGACTGGGCACCTACAAGATGCGCTACGGGCACCGCGGCATCAACATCCCGGTGATCGACCTGGCCACCGGCGCGGTGGCGATCACCGCGCAGAACCACGGCTTCGCCCTCGAAGGCGAGCCGGGCCAGCGGTTCGACTCGCCCTTCGGCAGCGCGCAGATCAGCCACTACTGCCCGAACGACGACACCGTCGAAGGCGTCCGCTGCTCGGACGTCCCCGCGTTCTCGGTGCAGTACCACCCCGAGGCCGCCGCGGGCCCGCACGACGCGGCGCCCCTGTTCGACGAGTTCGTGAGCCTGATGGAGAAGGCGAAGTAA
- the rpoZ gene encoding DNA-directed RNA polymerase subunit omega, translating into MTTTLGALEELEGITNPPIDDLLEKVSSKYALAIYAAKRARQINDYYAQLGEGLLEYVGPLVEPGPREKPLSIALREIHAGLLEHTEGE; encoded by the coding sequence GTGACCACGACGCTGGGTGCCCTAGAAGAGCTCGAGGGCATCACCAATCCGCCCATCGACGACCTGCTCGAGAAGGTCAGCTCCAAGTACGCGCTGGCGATCTACGCCGCGAAGCGCGCCCGCCAGATCAACGACTACTACGCCCAGCTCGGCGAGGGCCTGCTCGAGTACGTCGGCCCGCTCGTGGAGCCGGGCCCGCGCGAGAAGCCGCTGTCGATCGCGCTGCGCGAGATCCACGCCGGTCTGCTCGAGCACACCGAGGGTGAGTAA
- the mihF gene encoding integration host factor, actinobacterial type: protein MALPQLTDEQRKAALEKAAAARRARAELKERLKRGGTTLTDVLKQADEDEVLGKMKVSALLEALPGVGKVRAQQTMERLEIAPSRRLRGLGDRQRKALLSEFSAE from the coding sequence GTGGCACTTCCCCAGCTGACCGACGAGCAGCGTAAGGCAGCGCTGGAGAAGGCCGCTGCCGCTCGTCGTGCCCGTGCCGAGCTCAAGGAGCGCCTGAAGCGAGGCGGTACCACCCTGACCGACGTGCTGAAGCAGGCCGACGAGGACGAGGTTCTCGGCAAGATGAAGGTTTCGGCTCTGCTCGAGGCACTCCCCGGCGTCGGCAAGGTGCGGGCACAGCAGACCATGGAGCGTCTCGAGATCGCCCCCAGCCGCCGTCTGCGCGGGCTCGGCGACCGTCAGCGCAAGGCTCTGCTTTCGGAGTTCAGCGCCGAGTGA
- the gmk gene encoding guanylate kinase — protein sequence MTENGQGGAAAAGSGPAGEPVLGQRAQHRLTVVSGPSGVGKSSVVAQLRLLDPDIYFSVSVTTRKPRPGEVDGQHYHFIDRATFDEMAADGRLLEHAEFAGNCYGTPREPVERALAAGKPAILEIELQGARQVRVAMPEARLVMLMPPSWEELVGRLTGRGTEEKAAVKTRLAEAERELAAAGEFDARVVNADVKDAAAELLRLITDDSHA from the coding sequence GTGACCGAGAACGGACAGGGCGGCGCGGCAGCGGCCGGCTCAGGTCCAGCCGGTGAGCCGGTGCTGGGACAACGTGCCCAGCACCGGCTCACCGTCGTTTCGGGGCCTTCCGGTGTCGGCAAGTCCAGCGTCGTCGCGCAGCTGCGGCTGCTCGACCCGGACATCTACTTCAGCGTCTCGGTGACCACGCGCAAGCCGAGGCCGGGCGAGGTGGACGGACAGCACTACCACTTCATCGACCGCGCGACCTTCGACGAGATGGCCGCCGACGGACGGCTGCTCGAACACGCCGAGTTCGCGGGCAACTGCTACGGCACCCCGCGCGAACCCGTGGAGCGGGCGCTGGCGGCGGGCAAACCCGCGATCCTCGAGATCGAACTCCAGGGCGCGCGGCAGGTCCGCGTGGCGATGCCGGAGGCAAGGCTCGTCATGCTGATGCCCCCCTCGTGGGAGGAACTGGTCGGCAGGCTCACCGGCAGGGGCACCGAGGAGAAGGCCGCCGTCAAGACCAGGCTCGCCGAAGCGGAGCGCGAACTGGCCGCCGCGGGGGAGTTCGACGCGCGCGTGGTGAACGCCGACGTCAAGGACGCGGCGGCCGAGTTGCTAAGATTGATTACTGACGATTCACACGCTTGA
- a CDS encoding dihydroorotase, translated as MNAVLIKGARPYGEGEPVDVLVTDGVIAAIGDGLTAPDGAEVVEAGGQVLLPGFVDLHTHLREPGREDTETIETGSAAAALGGFTAVFAMANTDPVADNAVIVEHVWRRGREAGLADVHPVGAVTVGLKGEKLAELGTMAASEAGVRVFSDDGHCVADPLIMRRALEYSTALGAVIAQHAEEPRLTVGAQAHEGERASRLGYSGWPASAEESIVARDCILAKHANARLHVCHVSTAGTADVLRWAKARDTQVSAEVTPHHLLLTDERLATYDPVNKVNPPLRAESDVERLRAALADGTIDCVATDHAPHAVQDKDCEWAAARPGMLGLQTALSIVVHTMVRTGLLDWRGVARVLSERPAEIGGLPDHGRPIEVGEPANLTLVDPDAEWTVRGQELASVAANTPYEGMRLPGVVNATLLRGRITCREGKIS; from the coding sequence GTGAACGCCGTACTGATCAAGGGTGCCCGTCCCTACGGCGAGGGCGAGCCGGTCGACGTGCTGGTCACCGACGGCGTGATCGCCGCGATCGGGGACGGCCTTACCGCGCCGGACGGCGCCGAGGTCGTCGAAGCGGGCGGGCAGGTGCTGCTGCCCGGTTTCGTCGATCTCCACACGCACCTGCGCGAACCCGGCAGGGAAGACACCGAGACCATCGAGACCGGGTCGGCCGCCGCCGCGCTCGGCGGGTTCACCGCGGTGTTCGCGATGGCCAACACCGATCCGGTCGCCGACAACGCGGTGATCGTCGAACACGTCTGGCGGCGCGGCAGGGAAGCCGGTCTCGCGGACGTGCACCCGGTGGGCGCGGTCACCGTCGGGCTCAAGGGCGAGAAGCTCGCAGAGCTGGGCACGATGGCCGCGTCCGAGGCCGGGGTGCGCGTGTTCTCCGACGACGGCCACTGCGTCGCGGATCCGCTGATCATGCGCCGCGCGCTGGAGTACTCGACCGCGCTCGGCGCCGTGATCGCGCAGCACGCCGAAGAGCCGAGGCTGACCGTCGGCGCGCAGGCACACGAAGGCGAGCGCGCGTCGCGCCTCGGCTACAGCGGCTGGCCCGCCTCGGCCGAGGAGTCCATTGTGGCCCGTGACTGCATCCTCGCGAAGCACGCGAACGCGAGGCTGCACGTGTGCCACGTTTCGACGGCGGGCACCGCGGACGTGCTCCGCTGGGCCAAGGCGCGCGACACGCAGGTCTCCGCCGAGGTGACCCCGCACCACCTGCTGCTCACCGACGAACGGCTCGCCACCTACGACCCGGTGAACAAGGTCAACCCGCCGCTGCGCGCGGAGTCCGATGTGGAGCGTCTGCGGGCGGCGCTCGCGGACGGCACGATCGATTGCGTCGCCACCGACCACGCGCCGCACGCGGTGCAGGACAAGGACTGCGAGTGGGCCGCGGCGAGGCCGGGCATGCTCGGGCTGCAGACCGCGCTGTCCATTGTGGTGCACACCATGGTCCGCACCGGACTGCTCGACTGGCGCGGGGTGGCGAGGGTGCTGAGCGAGCGGCCGGCCGAGATCGGCGGCCTGCCCGACCACGGCAGGCCGATCGAGGTCGGCGAACCCGCGAACCTGACGCTCGTCGACCCCGATGCCGAGTGGACGGTGCGCGGCCAGGAGCTGGCGAGCGTGGCCGCGAACACCCCGTACGAGGGCATGCGGCTGCCCGGCGTGGTGAACGCCACGCTGCTGCGCGGGCGGATCACCTGCCGAGAAGGGAAGATCTCCTGA
- the coaBC gene encoding bifunctional phosphopantothenoylcysteine decarboxylase/phosphopantothenate--cysteine ligase CoaBC, which yields MSKPRVVLGVGGGIAAYKACEVLRGLTESGHDVRVVPTEAALRFVGAATFEALSGHPVHTGVFTEVPEVQHVRVGKEADLVLVVPATANLIAKAAHGIADDLLTNTLLTARCPVAFFPAMHTEMWEHPATRDNVAALRRRGTVVTEPAAGRLTGVDTGKGRLADPREIVDIARLLLAEPAALPRDLDGLKVVVSAGGTREPLDPVRYLGNRSSGKQGYALARVAAQRGADVTLVAAHTVALPEPAGARVEHVSTAEELRVAVHAAAEGADVVVMAAAVADFRPSARAEHKIKKSDDQPDPTIALDRNADILAELVAARPEGQAVVGFAAETGDEHGSVLDHARAKLKRKGCDLLVVNAVGDGKAFEVEDNGGWLLAADGTERPIPLGSKAQLAAAVWDAVVSLVKR from the coding sequence GTGAGTAAACCCCGAGTCGTACTCGGCGTAGGCGGCGGTATCGCCGCCTACAAGGCGTGTGAGGTGCTGCGCGGGCTGACCGAATCCGGTCACGACGTCCGCGTGGTCCCCACCGAGGCCGCGCTGCGGTTCGTCGGCGCGGCCACCTTCGAGGCCCTGTCCGGGCATCCCGTGCACACCGGGGTGTTCACCGAGGTGCCCGAGGTGCAGCACGTCCGCGTCGGCAAGGAAGCCGATCTGGTGCTCGTCGTGCCCGCCACCGCGAACCTCATCGCGAAGGCGGCGCACGGCATCGCGGACGACCTGCTGACGAACACCCTGCTCACCGCGCGGTGCCCGGTCGCGTTCTTCCCCGCGATGCACACCGAGATGTGGGAGCACCCGGCGACCAGGGACAACGTCGCCGCGCTCCGCCGCCGCGGCACCGTCGTCACCGAGCCGGCCGCTGGCAGGCTCACCGGGGTCGACACCGGCAAGGGCAGGCTCGCCGACCCCCGCGAGATCGTCGACATCGCGAGGTTGCTGCTGGCCGAGCCCGCCGCGCTGCCCCGCGACCTGGACGGCCTCAAGGTCGTCGTCTCCGCGGGCGGCACCAGGGAGCCCCTCGACCCGGTCCGCTACCTCGGCAACCGTTCGTCCGGCAAGCAGGGCTACGCGCTGGCCAGGGTCGCCGCCCAGCGCGGCGCCGACGTCACGCTCGTGGCCGCGCACACCGTGGCGCTGCCCGAGCCCGCGGGCGCCCGGGTGGAGCACGTGTCGACGGCCGAAGAGCTGCGCGTCGCCGTGCACGCCGCGGCCGAGGGCGCCGACGTGGTGGTGATGGCCGCCGCGGTCGCCGACTTCCGGCCGTCCGCCAGGGCCGAGCACAAGATCAAGAAGTCCGACGACCAGCCCGATCCCACGATCGCGCTGGACCGCAACGCGGACATCCTCGCCGAACTGGTCGCCGCGCGCCCCGAGGGCCAGGCCGTGGTCGGGTTCGCCGCCGAGACCGGGGACGAGCACGGCAGCGTGCTCGACCACGCGCGCGCCAAGCTCAAGCGCAAGGGCTGCGATCTGCTGGTCGTCAACGCCGTCGGCGACGGCAAGGCGTTCGAGGTCGAGGACAACGGGGGCTGGTTGCTCGCGGCGGACGGCACCGAACGGCCTATCCCACTGGGCTCCAAGGCGCAACTGGCCGCCGCAGTGTGGGATGCGGTTGTGTCGTTAGTCAAGCGTTGA
- the carB gene encoding carbamoyl-phosphate synthase large subunit: MPKRTDIEHVLVIGSGPIVIGQAAEFDYSGTQACRVLREEGLRVSLVNSNPATIMTDPEFADATYIEPVTAEFVEKVIAAERPDAVLATLGGQTALNCAVALHERGVLAKYGVELIGADIDAIQRGEDRQKFKDIVRQIGAEVPRSAVCNTMDEVRATVAELGLPVVIRPSFTMGGLGSGMAHTSEELERLASLGLEESPVTEVLIEESVLGWKEYELELMRDKHDNVVVICSIENIDAMGVHTGDSVTVAPAMTLTDREYQHMRDVGIDVLRAVGVETGGCNIQFAINPRDGRMVVIEMNPRVSRSSALASKATGFPIAKIAAKLAVGYTLDEIRNDITGETPASFEPTLDYVVVKVPRFAFEKFPGADPTLTTTMKSVGEAMALGRSFPEALGKAMRSIDTKATGFWTAPDPDGATLESTLDSLRTAHDGRLYAVERALRLGASVEQVHEASGIDPWFIDQIALIGEVGAEVREAPVLDGSLLRRAKRTGLSDRQIAALRPELAGENGVRALRHRLGVRPVFKTVDTCAAEFAAKTPYHYSAYEADPAAESEVAPQREKQKVLILGSGPNRIGQGIEFDYSCVHAAIALREAGFEAVMVNCNPETVSTDYDTSDRLYFEPLSFEDVLEVVHAEEESGTVAGVIVQLGGQTPLSLAQKLADAGVPVVGTSPEAIHLAEERGAFGEVLRAAGLPAPRYGTATSFDGAKRIADEIGYPVLVRPSYVLGGRGMEIVYDEASLEGYIERATEVSPEHPVLVDRFLDDAIEIDVDALFDGEELFLGGVMEHIEEAGIHSGDSSCALPPITLGRTDLDTVRRSTEAIARGVGVRGLLNVQYALKDDVLYVLEANPRASRTVPFVSKATAVPLAKAAALIMTGSSIKDLRGSGVLPVDGDGGLMPADSPVAVKEAVLPFHRFRTPEGHGVDSLLGPEMKSTGEVMGVDVSFGKAFAKSQTGAYGSLPTSGRVFVSVANRDKRSLVFPVKRLADLGFEILATSGTAEVLRRNGVSATVVRKHYESVESDTEKNIVELVLAGGVDMVINTPYGNSGPRVDGYEIRTAAVARDIPCITTVQGASAAVHGIEALIRGDIGVRSLQELQAALRAQS, translated from the coding sequence ATGCCAAAGAGGACAGACATCGAGCACGTGCTCGTGATCGGTTCCGGGCCGATCGTGATCGGCCAGGCCGCCGAGTTCGACTACTCGGGCACGCAGGCGTGCCGGGTGCTGCGCGAGGAGGGCCTGCGCGTCAGCCTGGTCAACTCGAACCCCGCGACGATCATGACCGACCCCGAGTTCGCCGACGCCACCTACATCGAGCCGGTGACCGCCGAGTTCGTCGAGAAGGTGATCGCGGCCGAGCGCCCCGACGCGGTGCTGGCCACCCTCGGCGGGCAGACCGCGCTGAACTGCGCGGTCGCCCTGCACGAGCGCGGGGTGCTGGCGAAGTACGGCGTCGAGCTGATCGGCGCCGACATCGACGCGATCCAGCGCGGCGAGGACCGGCAGAAGTTCAAGGACATCGTGCGCCAGATCGGGGCCGAGGTCCCGCGCAGCGCGGTGTGCAACACGATGGACGAGGTCCGCGCCACGGTCGCCGAACTCGGCCTGCCGGTGGTCATCCGCCCCTCGTTCACCATGGGCGGGCTCGGTTCCGGCATGGCGCACACCTCCGAAGAGCTGGAGCGGCTCGCGTCGCTCGGGCTCGAGGAGAGCCCGGTGACCGAGGTGCTCATCGAGGAGAGCGTGCTCGGCTGGAAGGAGTACGAGCTCGAGCTGATGCGCGACAAGCACGACAACGTCGTGGTCATCTGCTCGATCGAGAACATCGACGCGATGGGCGTGCACACCGGCGACTCGGTCACGGTCGCGCCCGCGATGACGCTGACCGACCGCGAATACCAGCACATGCGCGACGTCGGCATCGACGTGCTCCGCGCGGTGGGCGTGGAAACCGGCGGCTGCAACATCCAGTTCGCGATCAACCCGCGCGACGGCCGCATGGTCGTCATCGAGATGAACCCGCGCGTTTCGCGGTCGAGCGCGCTGGCGTCGAAGGCGACCGGGTTCCCGATCGCCAAGATCGCCGCGAAGCTCGCCGTCGGCTACACCCTCGACGAGATCCGCAACGACATCACCGGCGAGACGCCCGCGTCGTTCGAGCCGACGCTGGACTACGTCGTGGTGAAGGTGCCGCGGTTCGCCTTCGAGAAGTTCCCCGGCGCGGACCCGACGCTCACCACGACGATGAAGAGCGTCGGCGAGGCGATGGCACTCGGCCGCAGCTTCCCCGAAGCGCTCGGCAAGGCGATGCGGTCGATCGACACCAAGGCGACCGGTTTCTGGACCGCGCCCGATCCGGACGGCGCCACGCTGGAGTCCACTTTGGACTCCCTGCGAACCGCGCACGACGGCAGGCTCTACGCGGTCGAGCGCGCGCTGCGGCTCGGCGCAAGCGTCGAGCAGGTGCACGAGGCCAGCGGCATCGACCCGTGGTTCATCGACCAGATCGCGCTCATCGGCGAGGTCGGCGCCGAGGTCCGCGAAGCACCGGTGCTCGACGGGTCCCTGCTGCGCCGCGCCAAGCGCACCGGCCTTTCCGACCGGCAGATCGCCGCGCTGCGCCCGGAACTGGCCGGGGAGAACGGGGTCCGCGCACTGCGGCACCGGCTCGGCGTGCGGCCGGTGTTCAAGACCGTCGACACCTGCGCGGCCGAGTTCGCCGCGAAGACGCCGTACCACTACTCGGCCTACGAAGCCGATCCCGCCGCCGAGTCGGAAGTGGCGCCGCAGCGGGAAAAGCAGAAGGTGCTGATCCTCGGGTCGGGTCCGAACCGGATCGGGCAGGGCATCGAGTTCGACTACTCGTGCGTGCACGCGGCGATCGCCTTGCGCGAAGCCGGGTTCGAGGCCGTGATGGTCAACTGCAACCCCGAAACCGTGTCCACGGACTACGACACCTCCGACCGGCTCTACTTCGAGCCACTGTCCTTTGAGGACGTTCTCGAGGTCGTGCACGCGGAGGAGGAGTCCGGCACCGTCGCGGGCGTCATCGTGCAGCTGGGCGGTCAGACCCCGCTGAGCCTCGCGCAGAAGCTCGCCGACGCGGGCGTGCCGGTCGTCGGCACCTCGCCCGAAGCGATCCACCTTGCCGAGGAACGGGGCGCGTTCGGCGAGGTGCTGCGCGCCGCCGGGCTGCCCGCGCCGCGCTACGGAACCGCGACCTCGTTCGACGGCGCCAAGCGGATCGCCGACGAGATCGGCTACCCGGTGCTCGTGCGCCCGTCGTACGTCCTCGGCGGGCGGGGCATGGAAATCGTCTACGACGAGGCTTCGCTCGAGGGGTACATCGAGCGGGCGACCGAGGTTTCGCCGGAGCACCCGGTGCTGGTGGACCGGTTCCTCGACGACGCCATCGAAATCGACGTCGACGCGCTCTTCGACGGCGAGGAACTGTTCCTCGGCGGGGTCATGGAGCACATCGAGGAGGCCGGGATCCACTCCGGCGACTCTTCGTGCGCGCTGCCGCCGATCACGCTCGGCCGCACCGATCTCGACACGGTGCGGCGGTCGACCGAGGCGATCGCCCGCGGCGTCGGCGTCCGCGGGCTGCTCAACGTCCAGTACGCGCTCAAGGACGACGTGCTCTACGTCCTGGAAGCGAACCCCAGGGCCAGCCGGACCGTCCCGTTCGTCTCGAAGGCCACCGCGGTCCCGCTCGCCAAGGCGGCCGCGCTCATCATGACCGGCTCGTCGATCAAGGACCTGCGCGGCAGCGGCGTGCTCCCCGTCGACGGCGACGGCGGGCTGATGCCGGCCGATTCGCCGGTGGCGGTCAAGGAGGCGGTCCTGCCGTTCCACCGGTTCCGCACGCCGGAGGGCCACGGGGTGGACTCGCTGCTCGGGCCGGAGATGAAGTCGACCGGCGAGGTGATGGGCGTCGACGTGTCCTTCGGCAAGGCGTTCGCGAAGTCGCAGACCGGCGCGTACGGGTCGCTGCCGACCTCGGGCCGCGTGTTCGTCTCGGTCGCCAACCGCGACAAGCGCTCACTGGTCTTCCCGGTGAAGCGGCTCGCCGATCTCGGGTTCGAAATCCTCGCCACCTCGGGCACCGCCGAGGTGCTGCGCCGCAACGGGGTGTCCGCGACCGTGGTCCGCAAGCACTACGAATCGGTCGAATCCGACACCGAGAAGAACATCGTCGAGCTGGTGCTCGCCGGCGGCGTGGACATGGTGATCAACACCCCCTACGGCAACAGCGGGCCCCGCGTCGACGGCTACGAGATCAGGACGGCGGCGGTCGCGCGGGACATCCCGTGCATCACCACCGTCCAGGGCGCCTCGGCTGCCGTGCACGGCATCGAGGCGCTGATCAGGGGCGATATCGGGGTCAGGTCGCTGCAGGAGCTCCAGGCCGCGCTGCGGGCGCAGTCGTGA
- a CDS encoding PH-like domain-containing protein, which yields MERVLLTLAIVAFFLLCVFGMWLGWRRKARSQSVQVPPFPTTPPTPEETGERLLAPAEGLYVSTTRAGHWQDRIVTRGAGLRTSATWRLYERGVEVERVGAPGFWIPAESLVDIRLDSRIAGKVMATDSLLVFTWQLGDVQLDTGFRGDELSVYPQWIESVRRVAKLAEHGRSGSGEVKGGA from the coding sequence ATGGAGAGAGTGCTGCTCACCCTCGCGATCGTCGCGTTCTTCCTGTTGTGCGTGTTCGGCATGTGGCTCGGCTGGCGCCGCAAGGCGCGCTCCCAGAGCGTGCAGGTGCCGCCGTTCCCGACGACGCCGCCGACACCGGAGGAGACCGGCGAGCGGCTGCTGGCGCCCGCCGAGGGGCTCTACGTCAGCACGACCCGCGCCGGGCACTGGCAGGACCGGATCGTCACCAGGGGAGCGGGCCTGCGGACCTCGGCCACCTGGCGGCTCTACGAACGCGGGGTCGAGGTCGAACGCGTCGGCGCGCCGGGGTTCTGGATCCCCGCCGAGTCCCTTGTGGACATCCGGCTGGACAGCCGGATCGCGGGCAAGGTGATGGCGACCGACAGCCTGCTGGTGTTCACCTGGCAGCTCGGCGACGTCCAGCTGGACACCGGCTTCCGCGGTGACGAACTGAGTGTCTATCCACAGTGGATCGAATCGGTCCGGCGCGTGGCGAAGTTAGCCGAACACGGCCGGTCCGGTTCCGGCGAGGTCAAGGGAGGAGCCTGA